The Citrobacter tructae genome includes a window with the following:
- a CDS encoding DUF6750 family protein — MSLFRAISARIYAVVIFCQLTMMKCRERMIQGLCALATFLLPGMAFAEGDLADMLSSAAAGAKSGKTSGLEIAQAIGVFIFIGSLLAFKKVGTNPQITVGRCCAGLAIGGLLAVVPEVMSRTQKQLGTSSVNIS; from the coding sequence ATGTCACTTTTCCGTGCTATTTCCGCGCGTATTTATGCCGTTGTTATTTTCTGTCAGCTGACCATGATGAAGTGCCGTGAGCGAATGATTCAGGGGTTGTGTGCCCTGGCCACGTTCCTGTTACCCGGCATGGCCTTCGCCGAAGGCGATCTTGCTGACATGCTTAGCAGCGCCGCTGCCGGTGCTAAAAGTGGTAAAACTTCTGGCCTGGAAATTGCCCAGGCGATCGGAGTATTCATCTTCATCGGTTCCCTGCTGGCTTTCAAAAAAGTTGGTACCAACCCGCAGATCACCGTGGGCCGCTGCTGTGCAGGTCTGGCTATTGGCGGTCTGCTGGCCGTTGTCCCTGAAGTTATGAGTCGTACCCAGAAACAGCTTGGTACCAGCTCCGTCAATATCAGCTAA
- the traO gene encoding conjugal transfer protein TraO, with protein MSAEQDAGNNGKKLISIIGFGALVLLTAGYWLVSWLAHDPSGKDSAVNLNGTASSAVTTTTESPRYRELLKASNDLGAQEAARTDSSFIASLPVGLEVTEPPPDKPPVTKPASQDSPSPQSGKSSRRTENTAGEEQANEKRQAQLQKLLTRISAAQAGGDAPVLATALASVTRTSPESGAGRQAESTAKTESAQVFVPALTRASGYMETAVDSDNPNSEVVAVIPAGPLAGARLHSPSVKLAGNGLDIKFTSMSWKGMELNVKASAQSEKNLMSSIASDVNHRWGTHIVLPAVLGGLGDLGGLYKDANTQVMQSSVGTVTGRVGKPDGSTVAGVMVGGTAQTGAEVIKQEMAREPFRQVTVKQKEVISILFVESVTSDDIISNKKAALSAASTSAPTPVAAEQQTESRLQEAIARRQAEIRRQYGDTVPVRNNDESAN; from the coding sequence ATGAGCGCAGAACAGGATGCCGGAAATAACGGCAAAAAACTTATTTCAATAATCGGATTTGGAGCCCTGGTTTTACTGACTGCCGGTTACTGGTTAGTGTCATGGCTGGCACATGACCCTTCAGGAAAGGATTCTGCCGTCAATCTTAACGGCACTGCCTCAAGTGCCGTAACCACCACAACAGAAAGCCCGCGATACCGTGAGCTACTGAAAGCCTCAAACGACTTAGGTGCGCAAGAAGCCGCACGAACTGATTCATCTTTTATCGCCAGCCTCCCGGTAGGCCTTGAAGTCACGGAACCCCCGCCTGATAAGCCGCCGGTAACAAAGCCGGCATCACAAGACTCGCCATCTCCACAGTCGGGAAAATCGTCACGACGCACGGAAAACACGGCCGGAGAAGAGCAGGCAAACGAGAAGCGCCAGGCTCAACTCCAGAAACTGCTCACGAGAATCAGTGCCGCGCAGGCGGGCGGTGACGCACCGGTTCTGGCCACTGCACTGGCCAGCGTTACGCGGACTTCACCAGAGTCTGGTGCTGGCCGCCAGGCAGAATCCACAGCTAAAACAGAAAGCGCACAGGTCTTCGTCCCTGCACTCACTCGTGCGTCCGGTTATATGGAGACTGCCGTGGATTCGGATAACCCCAACTCAGAGGTGGTTGCGGTCATACCTGCAGGGCCGCTGGCTGGCGCCAGACTCCATAGCCCTTCAGTAAAACTTGCCGGAAATGGACTCGATATCAAATTCACCAGTATGAGCTGGAAAGGAATGGAACTGAACGTAAAAGCAAGCGCACAGAGCGAGAAAAACCTGATGTCTTCAATAGCTTCCGATGTCAACCATCGATGGGGGACACACATCGTTCTACCAGCTGTATTAGGTGGTCTTGGAGATCTGGGGGGGCTGTACAAGGATGCTAATACTCAAGTCATGCAGTCCAGCGTCGGAACAGTCACCGGACGCGTAGGGAAACCTGACGGCAGCACAGTAGCTGGCGTAATGGTCGGTGGCACAGCACAGACAGGTGCGGAAGTCATCAAACAGGAGATGGCCCGCGAGCCGTTCCGCCAGGTAACAGTTAAGCAGAAAGAGGTTATCTCCATTCTCTTCGTTGAATCAGTAACTTCAGACGACATTATCAGTAATAAGAAGGCCGCACTCTCCGCTGCCAGTACATCAGCACCAACACCTGTTGCAGCAGAGCAGCAAACTGAATCCCGCCTGCAGGAAGCTATAGCGCGCCGCCAGGCTGAAATCCGTCGTCAATATGGCGACACCGTACCCGTGAGGAACAATGATGAATCAGCAAATTGA
- the traP gene encoding conjugal transfer protein TraP, which produces MNQQIDIPEEDTLENEDDFGAPDPRQKPPLWKRELLFGYSLPWLLGITLLAVASLWYLFGPSLSFTNNTPSESSFSEVESTLDGAPQNAVETIQHTRASIPVAQPATQIAPPMLQGDTASMMTDIRDELNDRDRKINDSMTSLKDSVTRLSDAIKRDEAYAVETRAQLNDLIQKLAVLEARASVTDTSKPASRSQKRQVASAISGMKIMSLESGMAWIKWQGSTWSVREGDTLGKVTIRQIDPATRSVVTTGGTLR; this is translated from the coding sequence ATGAATCAGCAAATTGACATACCTGAAGAAGATACGCTGGAAAACGAGGATGATTTTGGCGCGCCAGACCCCCGTCAGAAACCACCTTTATGGAAACGGGAGCTGCTGTTTGGCTATTCTCTACCGTGGCTTCTCGGGATAACTCTTCTGGCAGTGGCCAGCCTCTGGTATCTGTTCGGTCCGTCACTGTCATTTACAAATAACACACCGTCTGAAAGCAGCTTCAGTGAGGTTGAAAGTACGCTCGACGGTGCACCGCAAAATGCAGTTGAGACTATCCAGCACACGAGGGCTTCGATCCCCGTAGCGCAGCCAGCGACACAAATTGCACCTCCGATGCTCCAGGGCGATACGGCGAGCATGATGACGGATATTCGTGACGAGCTGAACGACCGTGATCGAAAGATAAATGACTCTATGACGTCACTGAAAGACAGCGTCACCCGTCTGTCTGATGCTATCAAGAGGGATGAGGCATACGCGGTAGAAACGCGTGCCCAGCTTAATGACCTGATACAAAAGCTGGCAGTACTGGAAGCCCGGGCAAGCGTCACTGATACCTCAAAACCCGCTTCCAGGTCCCAAAAACGGCAGGTAGCCAGTGCTATTTCAGGCATGAAAATCATGTCACTGGAGTCGGGAATGGCCTGGATTAAATGGCAGGGCAGTACCTGGTCCGTCCGGGAGGGGGATACGCTGGGTAAAGTCACTATTCGTCAGATTGATCCCGCCACACGCTCTGTGGTGACAACAGGAGGAACCCTGCGCTAA
- the traQ gene encoding conjugal transfer protein TraQ encodes MALDAITLIENLASGIFTAGLDLLFSWSEMIGFFGLIALLVRQRSSRGPLSPGRFAIGLFSCAALVSLPSIINASGAQLGFGATSFDAIAYVQPATYGVAAGAANAVLSLVRLAGVGFVYAALDMFRRSELEGHTALSSSESIRAATVKLMAGTAMVFSPQLIDAALATFGLAF; translated from the coding sequence ATGGCACTGGATGCCATTACGCTAATAGAGAACCTGGCTTCGGGCATCTTCACCGCTGGACTGGATTTACTGTTCAGTTGGTCTGAGATGATTGGTTTTTTTGGCCTCATCGCCCTACTGGTCCGGCAACGTTCCAGTCGTGGTCCCTTATCCCCGGGCAGGTTCGCTATTGGCCTTTTTTCCTGCGCCGCACTGGTATCCCTTCCCTCCATAATTAATGCCAGTGGTGCTCAGCTTGGTTTTGGCGCTACATCCTTTGATGCAATCGCTTATGTGCAGCCCGCCACCTACGGCGTTGCTGCAGGGGCCGCTAACGCCGTGCTTTCCCTGGTTCGGCTCGCAGGTGTGGGATTTGTCTATGCAGCACTAGATATGTTTCGACGTTCAGAACTTGAAGGGCATACCGCGCTCAGTTCAAGCGAAAGCATTCGTGCCGCGACCGTAAAACTGATGGCCGGAACCGCGATGGTCTTTTCACCTCAGCTCATCGATGCCGCGCTCGCCACCTTCGGACTCGCTTTTTAA